gagtgcaccttattacaaCATTGGAATATTCATACCTACGCTGAGGTCTGCACCCAGGCAAGAATATTGGTGagatttttttttgaaaagggtgagtgccaagtttatctctttatatatatatatatatatatatatatatatatatatataaaaaaaatacaatttcccctgcactcacgcttagtaGTGTTCAATAATGTCGGGTGCCATAGCCTGGACTCCACATGTTGtcttgttaccctgaggaaagtcccgagtagggactgaaacgttggtctctgatTAACTTGAACTAAATAAAGTATTGGAATtttaaagaccggtgagcagctatcctttggcacattatatatatatatatatatatatatatatatatatatatcttatatataaaaaactgCTCACCCCTGACAGCCCctaaatgcaaacacacacacaacatgcatTATACAAACAcggcatccactgcacaaacttCCTCcattacacagacactgcatccactacacaaacacagacacatcgtCAACTCAGGGCCGGCACTACCATAATGTGGCACAGGCATACAATGGGGGGcgcaatcagtggtgtatcctggttttgtgctgccctaggcaggacaaaactcaggcgcctccccccccgcgccacccccacccaacctttccccccgccccgcattctaaatacacacacacattcactgacagatacgcatacactagctaacagaaacacacactcgctaacagaaacacacacacacacactaacagacacactcacactcagtaacagacaaacacactcactaacagacacacactaacagacacacactcactcactagcagacaaactagcagacacaaacactcactaacatacacacacactcacaggcaaacacacacactaacagacacacacagtcagacacacacactaacagacacacaaagtcagacacacacacacactcagacacacacactcactaacagacacacacactcacaggcaaacacactaacagaaacacactaacagacacacacactaacagacacacaaagtcagacacacacacacactcagacacacacactcacccacccacattaacaatttttttttacatttatttaaacacccacccccagcctccttacctttgggaatgccggggggggtgtctcttcctccctggtgggccagtggctgctgggcgagcggcactgccTGGTGGGCGGGCGAGCGGCTGGCGAggaagcacttcctctgagctgtctgctcagctccctcgcgcgcctcagagtgaggttgggagccggaatatgacgtcatattccggctcccagcctcactctgtggcgcgcgagggagctgagcagacagctcagaggaagtactccctcgccggccaccgaccagcgccgcccgaccgcccagcagcccgccggcagctcagcatgtctgttagccgcaaggctaacaagacatttgccttgggcatttggggtcggctttttttgccgccccctggaaaatgccgcccaagggaaatgccttgtttgcctcgcggctaatacgtccctgggcGCAATATCCAGTTGACCAGCTGGAGAAGGGGAGAACGGAGCACACCGAGAAGCTGTAGAAGGGAACAATGACACAGAGAGAGGTttgggaaggggacaatgacacacacagaggagacaatgacatacaaaggggctgggggaagtaagagacacacaaagtggctggggggaagtaagacacacaaaagggggaaagtaatagacacacaaaggggaggCAAAAAACAAAGGGTAAAATggggaataaaatacactaaagggaatgtatgacacaAAAGGGGATTGTTTGGTACACAAAAACAGGTAAGACATTCAAAACATGGGATGAGAAACTCAAAAGGGGTAATAAATTCAAGAGGGGTTAagtgacacacaggtgaagatgcaattttttggggggtgcggcaaaaagcatcttcacctaaGTAGTCAAAAATGCTTGCACCGgagctgcatccactacacacactgcatccactaaacaaacacactatacTTACACTCTCTGTATaagctatacacacacattgcatccactacctacacaaacactgcattcactacacacactgcatccactacacatagatactgcatcctctacacaaacacacactctgtatacactatacacacacacaatctgtataagctgtacacacacacacacacacaatgcacccactatacacattgcatccactacacaaacactgcatgcacaccacacactctacatccactatacacacatacacaatgcattcactacacacactgcatacaatacacactctgcatccaataTACAAATGAACAGAGGGCACTCACTACACTACATGTGCATtcaatacacacattacatacaatacacacactgcatcctctagacaaacacagacactccattcactacacacaacacataacataatggatgtgggtGTGGTgttggtgaggggggggggggggggggggcagcatttcatccttggatcCAAGCAGCACAATTTCTAGGGCCTGTAGTATGGAGATTGTATTTCAGCAAATAATTAGTTAACTAATTGGAATATGTTTTGCAAATGCTTAATCTCACTTTATTTTTCCTAACATTTAGGTAAGTCCTTTGCTATACAAATGATATCCATTAGATTAACTTCATCAATTCCTTCTTTATTATGATTCCCAGGACTCAGATCTACAAAGTCTTGTGAGAAGAGGGTGGGCTACACTGCTCTGACGTTATCAGGAGGTAACGGGAACAAAAAAGAACTGGCTGCTTTCCACATTGTCATTTAATGTTCAGCTGGAATATTATAGCAGGGCAACCAGTGTAATACATTGAGAGAAGCTATGTTTGCAGCTCGACAAAGATGCTTTAGCCTAAAAGATATAATATTTAAATTCACTGATCAGCAACTCATGTCTTCAAACCAAGGGAGGCCGAAGTCAATATGCCACATGACATTTTCTACTGAGTTCAATCATAAAGGTGAGTTTACAAACAAGAAAGACACAGGCATAGAAGGAAAGGCTTTGATGTACTAAGGAATGCTGATATAGAGAAATGTTATGTCATTTACAGATAACTTCTAATTTATAATGCTATTGTGTAGACCTTATGTCAAAAGAACAGTAACAGCTGTTACTAAAGGACTTCTTCAGAAGTTATGAGCAAGTTTTTGACTTGGTACAACTAGGTACAagctatttgtttaaaaaaaacaagagtgcttCTTGTGGGTTTTGACAACCTTATATATAACAAGGAGTGAAGAGTCCTTTGTTGAAGTTAGTACATAAGCTCCACAATATGGAACAGTGAAAGAAGAGACTTCTAAAGCTGGATAATGTGAGTGAGAAAAAGGCAGAAGATAAATAATTACCTACTATTTTCAAGGCAAAAAAAGATTGTAAGGTTTGCCTTACAATAAGGTGAAAtacaaaaatagatttaaattcactcttatatatacataatatttgtcATGCTTTTACCATTTATTTCAATCAGGACTTTCTTATTTTCTAATGTATCAATTACTAGCTTTTATCTTTTTCAGcttaaaagtataaaatattttttgttagaaattcactttcatttttgaaaaaaaaaatacatataaaattacataaaatgtatgtatacaAAGACATCACAGGATACTAAGCAATGACTTTGATTTTAGACACAATTCAACTGATGAAAGGTTTGAAATTGAATGGAATAATCAGATATATAAACGGTTTCGTCTCCAAGCAGCATATTATGTCGGTGTTGTATATTTCATGAATGGATTATATTATTAGACAACGTATAGAATATTACGACCATTATTAACTAGTCGCTAATCAACATTTCCTGCCAAAAAAAATCTTCCATATTTCCCTCATCCTTGACTCTTATTTATCTACTCTTTTAAGTCTCTCCTGCTCTTCTGTCCCATGCTTCATAATTTTCTCCTCTAAATTTGTCTccgattttaattttattaactcTTTGTCCACTAGTAGTTTTTACCACTTTTGTACAAatgtctctttttcttttttttttttccaagaaagatggatggatagagattgagagagagaggggggaaggagggagttAGGGAGATCTATTAAAAAGGGGCCTTCCAGACGTACAGGTCTCTTAAATTTATAATACTGCCATCAGAAATATTTGTCTATCaccaacaaaaatgtgcaaaatataagattttattttttaatttaccaaAAAACCTTATCTCTTACCACATTTAAATCACATCCACACTTTTTTATTTGCAGATGGTAGCAATCTTCCTCGTTATAAGCCAACTAAATTTGATAAGAAAATTCTGATGTGGACTGGACGTTTCAGGTCTCAAGAGGATATTCCACCAACAATCTCGTAAGCATCATAATCCAAATAATTTTTATGGCAGatataatatgtataattttACACACTGGTGAAACTTTTGGGGAGCTTTTAAAGTGACCCTCCACTGTCCGTTGTCCTGGATGGTCAACTGTGAGCTGCAGTATGTTGTGTGAATGCCTTTGCCCTCAAACATTGCATAATTTCTGCTGCCAGATCCCTACCTCAAATAGTGTACCATGGttcctctttctctttctttcaagACATGTTGGTTTTCACCCTCAATACTAGATGGGCATTACACTCTGTTACTGCAGCACTTCAAGAGAAGGGAATTCTCTATTGCTGTGAGTTTCCATTCAGCCTGCAGGCCCGCTCTAAAATTGCATGGCACATTCGGCATTAACCACATGATGTCCAATGCTAAAATTACTTGTGATGGATGTCCCAAGCTAGATACTTGATTCCCCCGGGTACCTGTGCATCCAAATATTTAATAACAGCCCAGAGGTGTAAGTCTGCAATAAACCAATATCCCAGGCGATTCTCTTTGTTGTGCCCGCATCTCACTCCATGGTAACTTTATTCatctttttattaatttcttttttaatttttttttatttctttttgcatGCTACcactaacttttatttattttggtatgCCATGAGCTCCTCTCACCTGGACAGATTATCAGACTGTGTTTTTCCATACATTTCATATATCActtgagtctgtgagagtgatcCCAGTAGTCAACCGGTTGTGAGAGGGGGTAGATGAAAAAATAGGGGAATGAAACAGGTGGGAAGAATAAAAGAATGGGAGAAGGTCACTAAAGGTACTCATATTTGCAGCATATCCTGAATTAAGTTGAGTTGCACatgttcattttcattttttatcaGTGCTGATAATTTTTATACACTATCCGTAATGGGCTCTTTTGCTGTGGTATTTAGATATGTGGTTAAATGGCTTGGGGCTGTCCCTCGTTGTCGATGTCCCAGGCAGTACTTGTAGCTCTCTGGGGCAGCCCTGATCTCTGAGCCTTGATGCAGATGGGTTGTGCATATGGGATTCTGCTGAGCTTTCGTTTTTACCCTCTTTTGATTGGGGATAAATCTTCATTAACCTACATGGGTCTGGGCCAGGTTCCCTCACATGTGCCCTCTGCAAACAGAGGGAGCTTTGTGTAGAATTCTATTCTTTAAGAATTCCCTACTGTACTATAGATATGCTTATGGGTTGATGCCCttgattttaattattaatattatcccCTTGCATGGTTTTTCTCATGAAGTGAGGATGGTTTATTAAAGTTTCCTTTTGATTTATTGACCCCTCATCACAATTCTAGTTTTCCCTTTCTTCTTAATACAGTATTGCTCTTCTTTGTACAGATGTATCACATACCCATTTAGAAAAACTATGGTTGTTTATATGGTTGTATATTTtgctctctgtgttattattatGTCTCCAACACCTTAATCTTAATCTTAATTCATTATGCATTACTTTGTTTCTCTGCCCTTTATCATTGTTGGGAGAAagctatataaatattttttttctgtgtaaatttTGAACCTTTTCATAAAATTTTGGTATTTTTACAATAGCGTTTGTGCTACGGCAAACTTTGCACCAACATGGCGGACACACATCTTCTTCCCCTTTCTCCATTccctaaacagctgaaagagcaaaattaaTCTGTTTAAAATATTACTTCCTGATTTGCTATCCTTATGGAGAAGTGCCATATTTAAGTAtgacaaattagggagctatctactaaacagttgaaAGAGCAAAATTAAGTAGTGGGCTTTTCTTGAGTCTTCCTAATAGGGAATCagggaatagggaatcagaaTCAACAATGCACATCTCCACTTTCAATTGCTTAATTTATCCATCCTTCGATTTACTTGGAATAATAGAGGTGCCTAAGTAACACTGTCCCTCTTACATCTATGTAAACATTTCAGTGTTTTTGGACttctataatttttaaaatatcatCACACATTCCATTTGCTGAGGATATTAGATTAGCACAAGCATACATTCCCTAAATAAAGGATCGACCTTGAACTTTCAATGGCTGGAGGACACCTTCCTGCCTTTTGTTGTGGCTGGACAAGTCTGACACTAAGGATTATTGCAACACAGTGCATCCTAGCAGTTTCTGATTCTCTGATGGCAAAATGTCACAACTATACACTGCCCTCTGACCATCATAATGCCAAGCTTGCTGCTGGCTTAGAGCTCATTTAAATTTAGTGGGGAGTTTTGGGTGACTGGATCAATTTACGACAGCTTCTCCCTGAATGTATCACTGATCACCAGCCTATGGATCTAGAtagattttgttatttttagattCAACAGTACTACTCTTCTCCACCTggtatttacaaaatacacaccaATTTTACACAGTTTAAAATCCTTTGCTCCTCTAGGTCACATATATTGAAAAAGGTATCTCCACTTTATATTCTATGATTCTGACTGCAGTCCAGGATCCAGTCTGATGGGATGGGTTTGTTTCTCGATAGCAATCTGAACTTGGGGTTGTTCTTACTGAGAAATAATGGGCCAAAATATTTATACTTACACACCGAAGTTCGATTAGTTTGAAATATCACAAGTTGAATTCAAACATGTCATGCCCACTGCTTATTCATATGTTTTTTCTCTTGTATTATGTGTTTCCTCTGAGTTTCCCCATGTATTTCTATGCATTTCATGTACTGTGCCCTGTTTCCCGTTCGGGATTGTTCATACGAACAAAACATGTTAACAGGTGCTCTAGTTCAATGTCATGTCTTGCCACAACTGTGCCGGGGTAGCTAACAGGGCAGCCATTGGTAAAGCTCTGCCGAATTCCTGAAACCGAGAGCGAGATAGATGATCAGTTGCCCGATATGAATGCCAGGAATATGGACACACACCAAGAAGAAATTATAGTTAGCAgcaagccaagtcattttccTCAGAAAGCGCATTATGGACAGAGATGCAAAACGACCTTTTTTGATTATGTGGCATCTGGCAAGTTATCTGAAAAACATCTAACTGCATGGCCCGACCATAATGCGCCCCAAGCTACTGCCACGATTGGTATGCCTTAAATAAGGTCAAAGTGGAAGTAAACCCTGGGATACTATTCACTTCGTCATGCTAACAGCTGATTGCAAATTGCAAAGTAATGCAGCAAACCTGGTAGTGGCAGCCACGTCCATCCAAATTGTAAGGGAATTAGTAGTCAGTAATGGAATAAACACACTCTTCCCATTCTTTTTCAAGAGAACTTCCTGCCACATGTGCAAATCAGAAGTGTCATGAATGTCAAGTGATAACGGGACTCATCTGACTGAAAGCAAGGAAAATAGCTGAGCAGTCTAGATATGAAAGCATAAGatgggtgacaggtgaggccctctctgtcACAAATTGCAAGGAAATTACCTAATTTTGTGACAAGTGgagccctactagttgccaagtggcttgagaggctctagctatgcATTGGCCAGAGGGGATATGTGGCCGCCGTAACATTGTggtggggtgtcggcctctcggtgactagtAAAGCATAAAATAGACTgggtgtgacaggtgaggccatctctatgaggaatcaTTTTCATGGCAAAGTTAAGAGAAGCCAGCAATGACTGTAGTTCTTTACAATTGCATGAACCCGCTGAAAGATATAGATCGATGATGGCTAGAATGCAGTCAATTTTTTCTTtgggcaggctggcttgcatgttAACCGAGTTTAATGTGATGCCCAGGAAATCAACCAAGGTATCGGGTCTCTTTGTCTTTTTTGGAGAGATTTGCACCCCCAAATATTGAAAAAGTTAAATTGTAACTTTAAGGCTACTAGGCAGTTATACGTTACTTTAAACAGTCAAGAAATCATCAAGAAAATGTATAATCGTGGGGCATCTACAGATGTTAAGCAGCAGACAGCACAATGTCTCTGCGAAAATGTGGAAAATCCTAGTGCTGCTTTTCGAACCAAAAGTGAGAcgtaaaaaaaagtaatacaaacCCTACCACTTAACACAGTGCAGATGCCACAGAGAGGGATGGATCGAGAGAAGTTTGAAAGCGTTTATGATCTCTGTCTTACTAAGCCatgttaaaattattacatatgtgGGATTTTCCCAGAAAAGCCACATTATGTCCCATTTTGTCTTTGATCACTCTCTCTTGTCTAGCCGTGGTGCTAGAGGTAGGAAAATTAGAAACAACTTCTGGGGTATTAGGACAAAGGTTAGCCGTATGGGAGGTCGAGGAGCAATTAGCACAAGCTGGTGTCCTGAGGCCCGTAAAGTACCTGCAGAATAGCTCTGAATCCAACAGGCTCCAGTCTGCCTGGAAATTAACATGTGCCAGAGCTGCAGACGCCTTTGTGGAAAATGATCTGTGGTAAACTTAAAACGATGTTGTGACGAGAGCCACTTCTCCACTggggtttggaggggactacttgccagccttttaccctgtgactatggcccctttaatttattgtggttCTTCGAAATCCCgaatagtcgaagtggccgccattcgacattcgaacacgtgttgttggccatcttgttcgcatggaccaaaactgtgaatagacttcagggggacttagccgcaaatgccctggaactatttttggcatgaaaaccTCATAGTTCCCAGTCGGTTCTCCAGCGGCACTTGTTTTGGACATGGGACAATGCCTGcgcctgggcaaaaatatgacttccataacatttctgaaccccttatttgatttttggatatgttgttcacccagatcagggctatcaggggatgtaagacttatggggatatgttgtgttttggggtacttataaaattatactttataaagatgtgtgttttttctgcctggggataattaagttaatgcattatctgccttaattatatgaCCGGCAgatgggagggattgtgtactgtatgtgggagtgtcattcattgtccCTTTGTTTTTATCGGCTTGTACACTTTgtatccctgtgcccaacaaggtccacctgggcatcacccttgttgggaaacttgcataaaaggccagtgtgcctccattaaaattgagttcctgtttaaccctcaacacgtagccttgtcTGGAGATTGGAGGGGAActactatattcacactggggattgctatactctttaTAATCCAATGGGTTGTAATCACtcactcttttaagagctgttcctgctacgctctctggtgtaggagaggtctttcccacacatttctggatgtcagaggttggtccagggtggaaggaagacggcgagattccagttaagctacggcggttgtggaatctgcggtgcttgtggtgtccggtgcggtgcttatggtcctcagcgtcagctaggaagcatctgttggtggagatgcccagtcggggtgccaggtgatccatcacAGATGTACCTACATACTTGTGCCCcaagtccaccagcttgtgtaGGTATACGTCAAATTCCTCTCTACGGTCAGGATATACTGAACATACGACATCCCTATATATGCCAAAGCCTAGGACAAACTCAGGGATGGATAATTTTCAATTCAACCTGGGATCCCCAGCATTCAGGACAAAAGAGACATTGCCATATGAGTAGGTCTTTTTTTCCAGTATATCTTGGGAGGCAATCAGTGGTAAGACCAGGTTGACATACTTGCCTTCCAAGATATCTTTTTTAATGTTGGCAGGTAACATATGTGCTGGATTGATAATCTAAGGAGTCTTTGCAACCCGGTGGAATTACCAGTTTGAATGCCGGGGAGAGTTACAGGTTCTGGAGTGACTAATCCAGAAGGTGAATCAGGTCTGTCTCCAGACTGCAAACGGTTCAGCCTATCGTTAATCCATCCCAATGAGGACAAGACTGGTGTTAATACGGCGTGGACGTTGGATGACTGTTCATCTCTGGAAGGCTGCCTGCCCACCCCACCCCACGGTCATTAACATACTTATAAATAGTGCAGATCAGCTGGTTTTCAAAACACACCAATAAAGTAATTAAACCTTTATTTACCATAAAATCCCTCTGTTAACTAAACTGCATCCTTAACCATTGTTTAAACACTCATGGGTATATGCGCATATGTATAATCTTCATATCTATACAACAAATcacattttctctaaataatattctcccttctatttctcactttcacactaacttctctcattactaaaatatccctatccttctgctcacctgtccctggcaacaccatcttcattgcccCCACTTtactccctcccctctctattcattccATGCGCTCTacatatacctttccagcctatc
This region of Pelobates fuscus isolate aPelFus1 chromosome 2, aPelFus1.pri, whole genome shotgun sequence genomic DNA includes:
- the FAM162B gene encoding protein FAM162B gives rise to the protein MFAARQRCFSLKDIIFKFTDQQLMSSNQGRPKSICHMTFSTEFNHKDGSNLPRYKPTKFDKKILMWTGRFRSQEDIPPTISIEMMARARNKARIKACYIMIGLTIVACFAVIVSGKKAAARQESLTSLNLAKKAKWRQEARDKSTDLIDENKK